A genomic window from Pocillopora verrucosa isolate sample1 chromosome 7, ASM3666991v2, whole genome shotgun sequence includes:
- the LOC131784875 gene encoding lymphocyte antigen 6E, which produces MKLWLIAAITLSFGVQVVLSLKCLSCTSKKSWDDCKGKSISCKAPATDACIKIYLKSGSRELFARGCSTNAGCHTETNPFCKEANECDIYCCNSNDCNAGNAGTATHTSGVLLLSCALASLVIFFKA; this is translated from the exons ATGAAGCTGTGGTTAATTGCTGCCATTACTCTCTCTTTTGGAGTTCAAGTCG TGTTGAGCTTGAAGTGTTTGTCCTGCACCAGTAAGAAGTCATGGGATGACTGTAAAGGAAAAAGCATATCCTGCAAGGCTCCGGCTACCGATGCATGTATTAAGATTTACTTGAAATCTGGTTCAAGGGAATTATTTGCAAGAGGTTGCAGTACCAATGCTGGCTGTCACACGGAAACCAACCCTTTTTGTAAAGAAGCCAACGAGTGTGACATCTATTGCTGCAACAGTAACGACTGCAATGCTGGCAATGCTGGCACAGCAACCCACACCAGCGGCGTTCTGTTGCTGTCATGCGCCCTGGCCTCTCTTGTGATCTTTTTCAAAGCTTAA
- the LOC136282571 gene encoding octapeptide-repeat protein T2-like: MGDGRWAMGNGQWAMGNGQWAMGDGRWAMGDGQWAMGNGQWAMGNGQWAMGNRQWAMGMGNGEWRMKNGKWMNGGTEERGNGRTRERKNEGTEGRGNGRTRERGNGGTRERDKGERGNGTTGKRENGEQENAEQEGNGRTGEREYGGTGELENGETGERENGRTGERENGRTGEREYRGRGVRGNGSTGGTEERGNGTTGEQGKRDYGGNGSTEERKNGSTGER; this comes from the coding sequence ATGGGCGATGGGCGATGGGCGatgggcaatgggcaatgggcaatgggcaatgggcaatgggcGATGGGCGATGGGCGATGGGCGATGGGCGatgggcaatgggcaatgggcaatgggcaatgggcaatgggcaatgggcaatgggcaatgggcaatAGGCAATGGGCAATGGGtatggggaatggggaatggagaatgaagaatggaaaatGGATGAACGGGGGAACGGAAGAACGAGGGAACGGAAGAACGAGGGAACGGAAAAACGAGGGAACGGAAGGACGAGGGAACGGAAGAACGAGAGAACGGGGCAACGGAGGAACGAGGGAACGGGATAAGGGGGAACGAGGGAACGGGACAACAGGAAAGCGAGAGAACGGGGAACAAGAGAACGCGGAACAAGAGGGGAACGGGAGAACGGGGGAACGGGAGTACGGGGGAACGGGGGAACTGGAGAACGGGGAAACGGGAGAACGGGAGAACGGGAGAACGGGGGAGCGGGAGAACGGGAGGACGGGAGAACGGGAGTACAGGGGAAGGGGAGTACGGGGGAACGGGAGTACGGGGGGAACGGAAGAACGAGGGAACGGGACAACGGGAGAACAAGGGAAACGGGATTACGGGGGGAACGGGAGTACGGAGGAACGGAAGAACGGGAGTACGGGGGAACGGTGA
- the LOC131784876 gene encoding uncharacterized protein has translation MKLWLVAAIIISIGLPSVLGLKCMTCTSSESWDKCEGKSKTCTAPLADQCLKLYFKVGSTESFTRMCGSDAYCDEKTNPTCKAASGSFECKIDCCKGDDCNAGTATRISGILFLSCALTSLMIFFKA, from the exons ATGAAGCTGTGGTTGGTTGCCGCCATAATTATTTCTATTGGGCTTCCATCCG TATTGGGCCTGAAGTGCATGACCTGCACCAGTTCCGAGTCATGGGATAAATGCGAAGGAAAAAGCAAGACCTGCACAGCTCCGCTGGCCGATCAATGTCTTAAACTCTACTTCAAAGTTGGCTCAACCGAGTCGTTCACTAGAATGTGCGGATCCGATGCTTACTGTGATGAGAAAACCAACCCTACCTGTAAAGCCGCCAGTGGATCCTTTGAGTGTAAAATCGACTGCTGCAAAGGTGACGACTGCAATGCTGGCACAGCAACCCGCATCAGCGGTATTCTGTTTTTGTCATGCGCCCTGACCTCTCTGATGATCTTTTTCAAAGCCTGA